From the genome of Pogoniulus pusillus isolate bPogPus1 chromosome 12, bPogPus1.pri, whole genome shotgun sequence, one region includes:
- the LOC135179952 gene encoding uncharacterized protein LOC135179952 has protein sequence MSGWTRGHHAQPKESACRKRDGTGLQTDREESSVSEAKAGENGSRRTRKRRVRRAAALTKLQKSGRRQSGHGRATDGRCGSCTRGRDPAPPTRSRPQLCSQAALAGLRSPRPPPAVGPRMREGRNLIETFGKSGLYYEAESMCSTHGKARGRPAPRARRRPPRRGGGKWRGEVEPRALLARQRQPAAGFPHRSPAQSLPGPPAALGGESGERPSRRGRRSRSASGQSRCLLASSPGSRTQPLPRAFLIVKCKTTETPLHKCTEADNAIGDFHLRRSRQASFTINCFQTCHRTSGGASGDPPPHLHRHPLTPLPPPSARRSRPSLAAPRRNFRPWHRRCVAVPAVAPEEHLDRLVNAGPGGDGALSARSWSQSGVLTFLSRSGTAACTVRAVSPHTVVSPCCSPVKGSPAWGGGERREKFPDRPPPFRGCVWHSLPRRGRAARRGAATGDDGAR, from the exons ATGTCGGGGTGGACAAGGGGCCACCACGCCC AACCGAAAGAATCTGCGTGTCGCAAGCGCGACGGCACCGGGCTCCAGACAGACAGAGAAGAATCCAGCGTCTCGGAGGCGAAAGCGGGCGAGAACGGCAGCCGGAGGACACGGAAACGACGGGTTCGGCGTGCAGCGGCGCTCACGAAGCTGCAGAAGAGCGGGCGGCGGCAGTCCGGGCACGGCAGAGCCACCGACGGGAGGTGCGGGAGCTGCACCAGGGGCCGAGATCCCGCACCGCCCACCCGCTCTCGCCCCCAGCTTTGTTCCCAAGCGGCCTTGGCGGGGCTTCGCTCTCCTCGGCCACCCCCTGCCGTAGGGCCGAGAATGCGGGAGGGGAGGAACTTAATAGAAACCTTTGGAAAATCCGGGCTTTACTACGAGGCTGAGTCTATGTG CTCCACGCACGGGAAAGCCCGGGGCCGCCCTGCCCCACGTGCACGACGGCGCCCGCCCCGCCGAGGCGGAGGGAAGTGGAGGGGGGAAGTGGAGCCCCGGGCTCTCCTGGCGAGGCAAAGGCAGCCCGCAGCGGGCTTCCCCCACCGCTCACCTGCCCAGTCACTCCCGGGACCGCCTGCTGCTCTCGGCGGGGAGAGCGGAGAACGGCCCTCCCGGCGCGGGCGCCGTTCCCGCTCCGCGAGTGGGCAAAGCCGCTGCTTGCTCGCTTCATCCCCAGGGAGCCGTACACAGCCGTTGCCCCGCGCCTTCCTAATCGTAAAGTGCAAGACGACGGAAACACCACTACACAAGTGCACCGAAGCCGACAACGCGATCGGCGACTTCCACCTACGCCGCTCCAGACAAGCATCTTTTACAATCAACTGCTTCCAAACTTGCCACCGCACCTCTGGAGGCGCATCGGGAgacccccctccccaccttcaTCGCCACCCACTCACTCCCCTACCGCCGCCTTCTGCCCGCCGCTCCCGCCCAAGCCTCGCTGCCCCGCGCCGTAACTTTCGGCCGTGGCACCGCCGCTGCGTTGCCGTTCCCGCAGTGGCGCCAGAAGAGCACCTCGACCGCCTGGTCAACGCGGGACCCGGCGGAGATGGGGCGCTTTCCGCACGGAGCTGGTCGCAGAGCGGAGTACTGACCTTCCTGTCGCGCAGCGGGACTGCGGCGTGCACGGTCCGTGCTGTGAGTCCCCACACCGTCGTCtcgccctgctgctctcctgtgaAGGGCAGTCCCGCCTGGGGTGGCGGGGAGAGGCGAGAAAAGTTTCCCGATCGTCCTCCCCCTTTCCGTGGATGCGTATGGCACAGCTTGCCCCGGCGCGGACGGGCCG CCCGGCGCGGGGCAGCCACCGGTGACGATGGAGCAAGGTGA